From a region of the Salvelinus alpinus chromosome 2, SLU_Salpinus.1, whole genome shotgun sequence genome:
- the LOC139548992 gene encoding zinc finger protein 180-like, whose product MRSLSYSLVNEEEDCWTEKEALVKEENEEEDITVKQEVEGEAVTVKEEGEAFRVKEEEDVTVKGEEDAVYGVKEEEEEMTVTSEKEEEEEKETGFLGPVSQTHLKASSGSKDEFSHKMVLRNRSLINTRERRDYRGSSGESQLHHDAAEAEKSLSMSELLKKHQPRSKGKKPHRCSDCGKRFTSSSGIKIHQRFHTGEKPYCCGQCGKRFTSSSCIKIHQRIHTREKPYGCAQCGKSFVQPSHLTVHQRTHTGEKPYSCNQCGKSFTTSSYLTIHHRTHTGEKPYSCDQCRKSFSTFGSLTIHQRTHTGEKPYSCDQCGKSLSSFSSLTIHQRTHTGEKPYSCDQCGRSFSTSNYLTVHQRTHTGENPLCDQCGKSFSTSNYLTIHLRTHTGEKSYSCDRCGKSFTQQNSLNIHKWTHRGRDTLIKDL is encoded by the exons atgcggtcactaagctactctcttGTTAATGAAGAGGAggactgctggacggagaaagaagctctcgtcAAAGAGGAGAATGAAGAGgaggatatcacagtaaaacaagaagtagagggtgaggccgttactgtgaaagaagagggagaagcgttcagagtgaaagaggaggaggatgttacagtaaaaggagaggaggatgcagtttatggagtgaaagaggaggaggaagagatgactGTTACAtcggaaaaggaggaggaagaagagaaggaaaCTGGAtttctgggcccggtttcccaaacgcatcttaaggcatccaGTGGTTCTAAGGATGAAtttagccataagatggttttgagaaaccgttccctgattaacacta gagagagacgggactatcgtggatcctctggggagtctCAACTACATCATGACGCTgccgaggcagagaagagtctctccatgtcagaactcctcaagaaacaccagccgAGATCGAAAGGAAAGAAACCTCaccgctgctctgactgtgggaagagattcacatcctcatcaggcattaaaattcatcagagattccacacaggagagaaaccttattgctgtggtcaatgtgggaagagatttacCTCCTCATCatgcattaaaattcatcagagaattcacacaagagagaaaccatatggctgtgctcaatgtgggaagagttttgttcaacCTAGCCATCTGACTGTacaccaaagaacacacacaggagagaaaccatatagctgtaatcaatgtgggaagagttttactacttctagctatctaactatacaccatagaacacacacaggagagaaaccatatagctgtgatcaatgtaggAAGAGTTTTTCTACATTTGGCTCTCTAacaatacaccagagaacacacacaggagagaaaccatatagctgtgatcaatgtgggaagagtttatCTTCATTTTCCTCTCTAacaatacaccagagaacacacacaggagagaaaccatatagctgtgatcaatgtgggaggaGTTTTAGTACTTCTAACtatctgacagtacaccagagaacacacacaggagagaatccgttatgtgatcaatgtgggaagagttttagtacTTCTaactatctaactatacaccttagaacacacacaggagagaaatcttatagctgtgatcgatgtgggaagagttttactcagcaaAACAGCCTGAATATACACAAGTGGACACACAGGGGAAGGGATACTCttataaaagatctctga